The following proteins come from a genomic window of Chionomys nivalis chromosome 9, mChiNiv1.1, whole genome shotgun sequence:
- the Bpi gene encoding bactericidal permeability-increasing protein isoform X2 → MAWAPDNVRKWSTLALLALMGTALTAAINPGFSAIISQKGLDFACQEGVTELQKELETIKVPNFSGIFKTKHLGKGSYEFYSMTVDGFHIPNPRIRLLLTDKLQLSIKDASIKIRGRWKSKKNFLKARGKFDLSLQGVFISADLQLGRKPPGRLYVECSACSSHIDRVHIQISGSILGWLIQLFHKKIETSLRNSINEKICRIVTISVSTKLQPYIQTLPVVARVDEMAAIDYSLLTLRTTVEFLEGQLKGEFFWRRHHDPLPITPPAMSFSPNKSYMVQLGISDYFFNTAGFAYQESGTLQMTLRDWMLPKDSKFRLNTEFLGTFLPEVALKFPSTEVQLLISVSSPPHLSIQPSGLLLDPALETQAFAVLPNSSLVPLFLVHMVSWNTTASLEVDAEADRLVGEMKLEKLTLELKQSDFGSFKVELLQAVVNYLMPTIVLPKINERLRKGFPLPLPAGVQLNNPVFQSYQNFLVLGADVHRT, encoded by the exons ATGGCCTGGGCCCCTGACAACGTGCGGAAATGGTCAACCCTGGCGCTGCTGGCCCTCATGGGCACAGCCCTGACAGCGGCCATCAACCCTGGCTTCTCGGCCATAATCTCCCAGAAGGGTCTGGACTTCG CATGCCAGGAGGGTGTGACCGAGCTGCAGAAGGAGCTAGAAACCATCAAAGTTCCCAACTTCTCTGGAATCTTCAAGACGAAGCATCTGGGAAAAGGTTCCTATGAGTTCTACAG TATGACAGTGGACGGATTTCACATCCCTAATCCCCGGATCCGTCTGCTGCTCACGGACAAGCTCCAGCTGTCCATCAAGGACGCCAGCATCAAGATCAGAGGAAGATGGAAATCAAAGAAGAACTTCCT CAAAGCCCGCGGCAAGTTTGATCTGAGCCTCCAAGGCGTCTTCATCTCCGCCGACCTGCAGCTGGGCAGGAAGCCCCCAGGCCGCCTCTATGTGGAATGTTCTGCCTGCAGCAGTCACATTGACAGGGTTCATATCCAAATCTCAGGCAGCATCCTGGG GTGGCTGATTCAGCTGTTCCACAAGAAAATCGAGACTTCCCTGAGAAACAGCATCAATGAAAAG ATCTGCAGAATTGTGACCATCTCGGTGTCCACCAAGCTGCAGCCTTACATCCAGACTCTTCCAG TGGTTGCCAGAGTGGACGAAATGGCCGCGATTGACTACAGTTTGCTGACTCTTAGAACCACAGTTGAGTTCCTGGAAGGGCAGCTAAAG GGGGAGTTTTTCTGGAGGAGACACCACGACCCACTCCCTATTACCCCACCAGCAATGAGCTTCTCCCCCAACAAGAGCTACATGGTACAACTGGGCATCTCCGACTACTTCTTTAACACTGCCGGGTTCGCATATCAAGAGTCTGGAACCTTGCAAATGACCCTGAGGGACTGGATG TTGCCAAAGGATTCCAAATTCCGACTGAACACTGAGTTCCTTGGGACCTTCCTGCCCGAG GTGGCCTTGAAGTTCCCCAGCACAGAGGTGCAGCTGCTGATCTCCGTTTCCTCGCCTCCACACCTGAGCATCCAGCCCTCAGGCCTCTTACTCGACCCTGCCCTGGAGACCCAGGCCTTTGCTGTGCTCCCCAACTCCTCCCTGGTTCCTCTTTTCCTGGTTCACATGGTAAGCTGG AACACAACTGCCTCTTTGGAAGTGGACGCTGAAGCAGACAGGCTTGTTGGagagatgaaactagaaaa GCTGACGCTAGAACTGAAGCAGTCTGACTTCGGCTCCTTTAAG GTGGAGCTGCTGCAGGCTGTCGTAAACTACCTCATGCCCACGATAGTGCTGCCCAAGATCAATG AGAGGCTGCGTAAAGGTTTCCCTCTGCCTTTGCCCGCTGGGGTCCAGCTCAACAATCCCGTGTTTCAGTCCTACCAG AATTTCCTGGTGCTTGGAGCAGATGTCCACCGGACCTGA
- the Bpi gene encoding bactericidal permeability-increasing protein isoform X1, translating into MAWAPDNVRKWSTLALLALMGTALTAAINPGFSAIISQKGLDFACQEGVTELQKELETIKVPNFSGIFKTKHLGKGSYEFYSMTVDGFHIPNPRIRLLLTDKLQLSIKDASIKIRGRWKSKKNFLKARGKFDLSLQGVFISADLQLGRKPPGRLYVECSACSSHIDRVHIQISGSILGWLIQLFHKKIETSLRNSINEKICRIVTISVSTKLQPYIQTLPVVARVDEMAAIDYSLLTLRTTVEFLEGQLKGEFFWRRHHDPLPITPPAMSFSPNKSYMVQLGISDYFFNTAGFAYQESGTLQMTLRDWMLPKDSKFRLNTEFLGTFLPEVALKFPSTEVQLLISVSSPPHLSIQPSGLLLDPALETQAFAVLPNSSLVPLFLVHMNTTASLEVDAEADRLVGEMKLEKLTLELKQSDFGSFKVELLQAVVNYLMPTIVLPKINERLRKGFPLPLPAGVQLNNPVFQSYQNFLVLGADVHRT; encoded by the exons ATGGCCTGGGCCCCTGACAACGTGCGGAAATGGTCAACCCTGGCGCTGCTGGCCCTCATGGGCACAGCCCTGACAGCGGCCATCAACCCTGGCTTCTCGGCCATAATCTCCCAGAAGGGTCTGGACTTCG CATGCCAGGAGGGTGTGACCGAGCTGCAGAAGGAGCTAGAAACCATCAAAGTTCCCAACTTCTCTGGAATCTTCAAGACGAAGCATCTGGGAAAAGGTTCCTATGAGTTCTACAG TATGACAGTGGACGGATTTCACATCCCTAATCCCCGGATCCGTCTGCTGCTCACGGACAAGCTCCAGCTGTCCATCAAGGACGCCAGCATCAAGATCAGAGGAAGATGGAAATCAAAGAAGAACTTCCT CAAAGCCCGCGGCAAGTTTGATCTGAGCCTCCAAGGCGTCTTCATCTCCGCCGACCTGCAGCTGGGCAGGAAGCCCCCAGGCCGCCTCTATGTGGAATGTTCTGCCTGCAGCAGTCACATTGACAGGGTTCATATCCAAATCTCAGGCAGCATCCTGGG GTGGCTGATTCAGCTGTTCCACAAGAAAATCGAGACTTCCCTGAGAAACAGCATCAATGAAAAG ATCTGCAGAATTGTGACCATCTCGGTGTCCACCAAGCTGCAGCCTTACATCCAGACTCTTCCAG TGGTTGCCAGAGTGGACGAAATGGCCGCGATTGACTACAGTTTGCTGACTCTTAGAACCACAGTTGAGTTCCTGGAAGGGCAGCTAAAG GGGGAGTTTTTCTGGAGGAGACACCACGACCCACTCCCTATTACCCCACCAGCAATGAGCTTCTCCCCCAACAAGAGCTACATGGTACAACTGGGCATCTCCGACTACTTCTTTAACACTGCCGGGTTCGCATATCAAGAGTCTGGAACCTTGCAAATGACCCTGAGGGACTGGATG TTGCCAAAGGATTCCAAATTCCGACTGAACACTGAGTTCCTTGGGACCTTCCTGCCCGAG GTGGCCTTGAAGTTCCCCAGCACAGAGGTGCAGCTGCTGATCTCCGTTTCCTCGCCTCCACACCTGAGCATCCAGCCCTCAGGCCTCTTACTCGACCCTGCCCTGGAGACCCAGGCCTTTGCTGTGCTCCCCAACTCCTCCCTGGTTCCTCTTTTCCTGGTTCACATG AACACAACTGCCTCTTTGGAAGTGGACGCTGAAGCAGACAGGCTTGTTGGagagatgaaactagaaaa GCTGACGCTAGAACTGAAGCAGTCTGACTTCGGCTCCTTTAAG GTGGAGCTGCTGCAGGCTGTCGTAAACTACCTCATGCCCACGATAGTGCTGCCCAAGATCAATG AGAGGCTGCGTAAAGGTTTCCCTCTGCCTTTGCCCGCTGGGGTCCAGCTCAACAATCCCGTGTTTCAGTCCTACCAG AATTTCCTGGTGCTTGGAGCAGATGTCCACCGGACCTGA